In Candidatus Ozemobacteraceae bacterium, a genomic segment contains:
- a CDS encoding VIT domain-containing protein, which translates to MKTTGTGSSSFAQIVALLLCAVFIWAFPGRLEANGSLRLSERSVWAMPLTHEKRVVNLVLEDGLLLFEVEDTFHNPNRDRVEGVYRFTLPDQAFVSGFQIMTDGKTWAPGKVMEIEKARLAYEEIVRRQTDPGLLEQHGNDLTIKVFPIEPVAPVKIRFRAHAAAPAGRKGIDLEIPVEPDRELEEEAPGGAWERAEPAAGGKRAVPRLVVAGTISDMRGIGDVSVEPAASVTAEKEGTRTFRLDLAKPPVEPVRLRVSLKTTAAPCVTGYASTDGSRFLLARIPPLAAPAGVTRGRATVVIDASGSMGGKNRARASRLVKRLANTIDINVYMWSNGVLTPAEPGSIGDHACSGPTSWNSLALPEGAGEADGMLLVTDGERLGAAQIEAIWNQGGRKPLWVALIAPEEPAGLRSALADKGGCVRLFDEQGWQAAASSLDTAMKDLCISASIAMPDGERGVPLFGRLSGSEGGEAFFVIPAASATTPVRIVDRNGAVLLELSDPGSMNDRPARGWLNLLAARQRIQSLAARPQTPEIVREITRLGLDNNLATEYTAFLAVPDDVARQFAEVLNPAFLAAFSPPSFRKAREQSRLKACYANQRVLLGAIEMYNMDNTTMMDRDPVTLGIDVEKLVKMSYLKGGLSKPEPTCDYRGGPQSILGSGTIFCVCHGYIDGEYGKTAEEQFIDACAAAGFDPLDFDIEFPPPPSPEGSPLERWLGEYRFILEVIRLFL; encoded by the coding sequence ATGAAAACGACAGGAACGGGCTCTTCCAGCTTTGCGCAAATCGTCGCCCTGCTTCTGTGCGCGGTCTTCATCTGGGCGTTCCCCGGCCGGCTCGAGGCGAACGGGTCGCTGCGGCTGTCGGAACGCTCGGTCTGGGCCATGCCGCTGACCCACGAAAAACGGGTCGTCAACCTGGTGCTCGAGGACGGCCTTCTCCTGTTCGAGGTCGAGGACACCTTCCACAATCCGAACCGGGATCGCGTCGAGGGCGTCTATCGCTTCACCCTGCCGGACCAGGCCTTCGTGAGCGGCTTCCAGATCATGACCGACGGAAAGACCTGGGCGCCGGGCAAGGTCATGGAGATCGAGAAGGCGCGCCTCGCCTACGAGGAGATCGTGCGGCGTCAGACGGACCCGGGACTCCTGGAGCAGCACGGAAACGATCTGACGATCAAGGTATTCCCGATCGAGCCGGTCGCCCCCGTGAAAATACGGTTCCGCGCCCATGCCGCCGCGCCGGCGGGCCGGAAGGGGATCGACTTGGAGATTCCCGTCGAACCTGATCGTGAACTGGAAGAAGAGGCTCCCGGAGGCGCATGGGAAAGGGCTGAACCGGCGGCGGGCGGAAAAAGGGCGGTTCCGAGACTCGTCGTTGCCGGAACGATCAGCGATATGCGCGGAATCGGCGATGTCTCCGTCGAGCCGGCGGCGTCCGTTACCGCGGAGAAAGAAGGAACGAGAACCTTCAGGCTCGATCTTGCGAAGCCGCCCGTGGAACCCGTCAGGCTGCGCGTGTCGTTGAAAACGACGGCGGCGCCGTGCGTGACGGGATATGCATCGACAGACGGTTCTCGATTCCTCCTGGCGCGCATTCCGCCTCTGGCCGCTCCGGCCGGCGTCACGCGCGGCCGCGCCACGGTCGTCATCGACGCATCCGGCTCGATGGGCGGAAAAAATCGCGCGCGCGCTTCCCGGCTGGTGAAGCGCCTGGCAAATACAATAGATATAAATGTATATATGTGGTCGAACGGCGTTCTGACGCCGGCAGAGCCGGGTTCGATCGGAGATCACGCGTGCTCGGGGCCGACGTCATGGAATTCGCTCGCGTTGCCCGAAGGGGCTGGCGAAGCGGATGGGATGCTCCTGGTAACGGACGGAGAACGTTTGGGCGCGGCTCAGATCGAGGCGATCTGGAACCAGGGCGGCCGCAAACCTCTCTGGGTGGCGCTCATCGCGCCGGAGGAGCCGGCAGGGCTCCGTTCGGCGCTCGCCGACAAGGGAGGATGCGTGCGGCTGTTCGACGAACAGGGATGGCAGGCTGCGGCGTCTTCTCTCGATACGGCAATGAAGGATCTTTGTATCTCGGCGAGTATTGCCATGCCTGACGGGGAACGAGGCGTGCCGCTGTTTGGCAGACTTTCCGGCAGCGAGGGGGGCGAAGCGTTTTTCGTCATTCCCGCCGCGTCTGCGACGACGCCCGTCCGCATCGTCGACCGGAACGGCGCCGTGCTTCTCGAACTGTCCGATCCCGGGTCGATGAACGACAGGCCGGCGCGGGGGTGGCTGAACCTCCTCGCGGCCCGCCAGCGAATCCAGTCGCTTGCGGCACGGCCGCAGACGCCCGAGATCGTGCGGGAGATCACCCGGCTCGGCCTCGACAACAACCTTGCGACGGAATACACGGCGTTTCTGGCTGTTCCCGACGATGTCGCCCGACAGTTCGCGGAAGTGCTGAACCCGGCATTTCTCGCTGCGTTCTCGCCGCCGTCGTTCCGCAAGGCCCGGGAACAGTCTCGTCTCAAGGCCTGCTACGCGAACCAGCGGGTGCTGCTCGGGGCGATCGAGATGTATAACATGGACAATACCACGATGATGGACCGCGATCCGGTGACCCTGGGCATCGACGTCGAAAAACTGGTCAAGATGAGCTACCTGAAGGGCGGTCTTTCGAAACCCGAGCCGACGTGCGACTACCGGGGCGGTCCCCAAAGCATCCTTGGCAGCGGAACGATTTTCTGCGTGTGCCACGGGTATATCGACGGCGAATACGGCAAAACCGCCGAGGAACAGTTCATCGACGCGTGCGCGGCGGCCGGTTTCGATCCGCTCGATTTCGACATCGAGTTCCCCCCGCCGCCCTCGCCGGAAGGTTCGCCTCTCGAGCGCTGGCTCGGGGAGTATCGATTCATTCTGGAAGTCATCCGGCTGTTCCTGTAA
- a CDS encoding ankyrin repeat domain-containing protein, producing the protein MAHSTQALRWVSLAIGLFLVVVIGGCWMSGSIHDAAKNGRKDLVQRWLALGNNVDERDLKGATPLHFAAEGGHIDILEMLLAKGANPNARNEIGNTPLHEAAWKGQTAAANLLMRRGADPSAKAVDGKTPAQLALKAGFPECAAAIAASPTPEH; encoded by the coding sequence ATGGCACATTCCACTCAGGCCCTGCGCTGGGTTTCCCTGGCCATCGGCCTGTTCCTGGTCGTGGTGATCGGCGGTTGCTGGATGTCGGGCTCAATCCACGACGCGGCGAAAAACGGCCGCAAGGATCTCGTTCAGCGCTGGCTCGCCCTGGGCAACAACGTCGACGAGCGTGACCTCAAGGGGGCGACGCCGCTGCATTTCGCCGCGGAGGGCGGCCACATCGACATTCTCGAAATGCTTCTCGCGAAAGGCGCGAACCCGAACGCCCGAAACGAGATCGGCAACACGCCCCTCCACGAAGCCGCCTGGAAGGGGCAGACCGCAGCGGCGAACCTGCTGATGCGGCGCGGCGCCGACCCTTCCGCCAAAGCCGTCGACGGGAAGACCCCCGCCCAGCTCGCCCTGAAAGCGGGTTTTCCGGAATGCGCCGCAGCGATTGCGGCCTCGCCGACTCCGGAGCACTGA